In Paracoccus sp. N5, the DNA window CCTTGCGGCACATCGCGTGTGCCAAGCACAATGCCACCGAGAGTCGGGACGGGCGCTCGAGGGTGAGGCAAAAGCCGATGATTGCACTCGTCGCCACATCGGCGGCGATGGTGAGATAGGGTCTGCCCACGAAAACGCCATGATCGTCGATCACCTCGACGAACTGGATATCGGCCGGTGTGTGATCGATCTGGACGACGTCAAGGGCGTGTGCTGCACGGATGTATCCCGGACGCGGTTTCAGGCGGTGAAGATGTTTGCCACCGGAAAGCCGCCGCCGTGCGATCTCCTCGGGAGTGAAGATGATCGGAATCCGCTTGGCCACGGTGACATAGGCCGGGGGCTTGAAGCCTTGGCCGGAACAGCGCGCGCGGATCTCGTCGACGATGGGCGCGAGATCGGGTTGCTCTGGCTGCAGCCACATCTTTCGCAAAGTGTCGGAAATGATGGCTTCCACGCTGGCCGATATCCTCGCACGCCGCGCGCCATTCGTCCGAGGAAGAAGCGACGAGACACGGCGGTCCTCCCGATACCGGGCGAGGTGATTGTAGACCTGACGCGTCGAAAGGCGCAGTTCCACCGCTGCCCGGCTGACAGCCTCCCGCATCGGCAAGTCGCCATCGAGAACCCGGTCAAGTTCGCGAGCGATCCGAACCGCCTTCGACCAAGCCTCGTCTGAAGCGCGGTAAGCTGCCCGCTCCAAAGGCCGATCTTTGCTGAGTGCTGTCATGCCGCCGTGCCCTTCAAAACCTATTGAAGTCCATAATGAAATTGAAATCGCAAAGCAGAAACCCGCGCCACTTCCGGAGGTACCTTGCGGAAATCATGTGAAAACCACGCAGTGAAATCGTGAAGGAAAAGCGACACCGTCGCCATCGGCCGCGGCTGCGAGGATTGCGTCGTCTTTCACGCCAGCGAGGCCAAGACCCATGGCGCCAGCCGCGACGAGCTGCTGGAGGTGCTGGCCGTGGCCATCGAGATGTCCGGCGGCCCCGGAACCGTCTATGCCGCCAAGGCGCTTGCCGCTTTCGACGAGCTCTGAGCCGCATCGCGAGGAACCCTGCCCGCCCGCGGACGTTGGCCCCGCATCGGCGGCTGGCCCCGGCTGCGCCATGGCCGCACCCACCCTTCAAAGGCAGGACAGATGGCTGAGAACTCCTATGACACCACCCGCGGCACCGGCGGCGAGACGCAGCAGATCGGCAGCGGGCTGACCACCAACCACGGCATCCCGGTCGCGGACAACCAGAACAGCCTGCGCGCCGGCGCGCGCGGCCCGACGCTGCTCGAGGACTTCCTGCTGCGCGAGAAGATCTTCCACTTCGACCACGAACGCATCCCCGAGCGCATCGTCCACGCCCGCGGCTCGGGCGCGCATGGCTATTTCGAATGCACCGACCCGATCCCCGAGCTGACCCGCGCCAGCCTGCTTTCCGAAATGGGCAAGCGCACGCCGGTCTTCGTGCGCTTCTCGACCGTGGCCGGCGGCGCGGGCTCGGTCGACACGCCGCGCGACGTGCGCGGCTTCGCCACCAAGTTCTACACCGACCAAGGCAATTGGGACCTTGTCGGCAACAATATCCCGGTCTTCTTCATCCAGGACGCGCTGAAATTCCCCGACCTGGTGCATTCGGTCAAGATGGAGGCCGACCGTGGCTATCCCCAGGCCGCGACGGCGCATGACACCTTCTGGGATTTCGTCTCGCTGATGCCCGAGACGCTGCACACGGTGATCTGGGCCATGTCCGACCGCGCCATCCCGCGCAGCTTCCGGATGATGCAGGGCTTCGGCATCCATACCTTCAAGCTGGTCAACGACAGCGGCCAGTCGCATTTCGTCAAGTTCCACTGGAAGCCGCGGCTGGGGGTGCAGTCGCTGGTCTGGGACGAAAGCGCCAAGCTGCAGGGCGCCGACAACGACTATCACCGCCGCGACCTCTACGAGGCGATCGAGGCCGGCGACTTCCCGGAATGGGATCTGGGCGTGCAGATCTTCGACCAGGAACTGGCGGACAGCCTGCCCTATGACGTGCTCGACGCGACCAAGATCATCCCCGAGGAGGTCGTGCCGCTGCGCGTGGTCGGCCGGCTGGTGCTGGACCGCAATCCCGACAATTTCTTCGCCGAGACCGAGCAGGTGGCCTTCCTGCCCTCGAACGTGGTGCCGGGAATCGACTTCACCGACGATCCGCTGCTGCAGGGGCGGCTGTTCTCCTATCTCGACACGCAGAAATCGCGGCTGGGCACGACGAATTTCCACCAGATCCCGGTGAACGCGCCGAAATGCCCCTATGCCAACATGATGCGCGACGGCATGATGCAGACCCAGGTGCCCAGGGGCCGCGCCAATTACGAGCCGAACAGCCTCGACCAGGCCGGCGAGGAGACCGGGCCGCGCGCCAATGGCCAGGTCTTCACCACCGTCCCGCAAGAGGTCGAGGGCCAGAAGCTGCGCATCCGCGCCGAGAGCTTCGGCGACCATTACAGCCAGCCGCGGCTGTTCTGGCGCTCGCAGACGGCAAACGAACAGGCGCATATCGCCTCGGCCTTCGTGTTCGAACTGTCCAAGGTGGTGCTGGACCATGTCCGCAGCCGCGTGGTCAGCCACCTGCGCAATGTCGACGAGGATCTGGCCAGCCGCGTCGCCAAGGGGCTGGCCATCGACCTGCCCGCAGCCGCGGAGCCGTTCCGCGCGCCGGTGGACCTGCCGCCTTCGGACGCGCTGTCGATCCAGAAGAACTGGCAGGAGACCTTGCAGGGCCGCAAGGTCGGGTTGCTGTTCGGCGAGGGCTCGGACGCCGCCGCCATCGACGAGCTCATCGCCCGGATCGAGGCCGAGGGCGGCACCGTCTTCACCATCGCCCCCAAGGTCGGGCCGCTGAAGCTGACGGCCGGCGAGCGGGCGGCGGACGGCCAGCTGGCCGGCTCGCCCTCGGTGCTGTTCGACGCCGTCGGCATGATCCTGGCGCCGGACGAGGCGCAGCGCCTGGCCAGCGACGCGGCGGCGCTGTCCTTCGTCATGGATGCCCACGCCCATCTCAAGGCCATCGGCCATTGCAAGGGCTCGCAGGTGATCCTGGATCGCGCCGGCATCCAGGATGGCGAGGGCGTCGGCCCCTATGCCGACCTGCCCGAGATGGCCAAGCGCCGCTACTGGTCGCGCGAGCCCAAGCTGCGCGACCTGGCCTGAGCCCCCAGCATCGCCGCCGCCCGCGCGAAGTCGGCGGCGAAGTCGCTGCGCGCCGTGCGGGCCTCGGCGGCGGGCAGGCGCAGGATCAGGCTCGGGTGCCAGGTCAGCAGCACCGGGCCGCCGTCCAGCGCCGGCTCGACGCTGCCGCGCCGCGCGGTCAGCGGCGCCTTGCGGCCGGTCAGCGCCAGCGCGGCGCTGGCGCCCAGGGCGACGGTCAGGCGCGGCGCGACCAGCCGCCGCTCCTGGTTCAGCCACCAGCGGCAATGGTCGATCTCCGCAGCCGAGGGGTTGCGGTGCAGCCGCCGCTTGCCCTGCGGCGCGAATTTGAAATGCTTGACGGCATTGGTCAGCCAGGCCCGGTCCGGGTCCAGCCCGACCTCGGCCAGCACCGCGCGCAAAAGCTGCCCGGCGGGGCCGACGAAGGGGCGGCCGCGCAGGTCCTCGTGATCGCCCGGCGCCTCGCCGACGATCATCAGCGCGGCGTCAGGGTCGCCCTCGCCCCAGACGGTGCGGGTCGCGGCGTGGCACAGATCGCAGCGCCGGCAGGCCGCGGCCTGCGCGCGGGCCTGCTCCAGGGTCGCGGGCGCAGCCTCATCCGTCGGCAGCCGCAGCCGGGCGATGACCTTGGCGGCAAAGCCTGGCGCCTCGCTTGCTCCCGCCGCCGCCATGGCTGCGACGCGGCGCGGCGCATCGGCCAGCATCCGCGGCACCAGCCGGGTTTCGGGCAGGTTTTTCCAGTATTTCAGCGGCATCTCGGACCGCATCGCCCTGGTCTTGATCCGCGCCGGGTTGAAGATATTGGCGAAATAGGTCTGCCACAGCGCATGGCTGGCGTCGGGCGGCAAGTCCGGGCGCGGCACCGGCTCGGAAAACCGCAGCGCGCCGTCGAAATGCGCCACGCCCTCTGGGGTGACGATGCGCCAGTCCATGTCGGCGAAGCGGCGGGCGAAAAAGGGCGCGGCCGCCTGCAGGATCGGGTGCTCCGGCTCGAACCAGGCGGCGAAGCGGCGGCGCGGGCCGGTCGCCGGCAGCTCGTGAAAACGCAGGAAGGCGTGCATCTTGTGAATGTCGCGCCGCACCGACCGCGCCAGCGCCTGCAAGCGGATCACCAGCGGATCGGTGGGATCGGCCAGCAGGTCGCGCTGCTCCTGCGTCCGCAACAACGCCGTATAAAGCAGGCTCCAGCGC includes these proteins:
- a CDS encoding carboxymuconolactone decarboxylase family protein yields the protein MGRGCEDCVVFHASEAKTHGASRDELLEVLAVAIEMSGGPGTVYAAKALAAFDEL
- a CDS encoding catalase: MAENSYDTTRGTGGETQQIGSGLTTNHGIPVADNQNSLRAGARGPTLLEDFLLREKIFHFDHERIPERIVHARGSGAHGYFECTDPIPELTRASLLSEMGKRTPVFVRFSTVAGGAGSVDTPRDVRGFATKFYTDQGNWDLVGNNIPVFFIQDALKFPDLVHSVKMEADRGYPQAATAHDTFWDFVSLMPETLHTVIWAMSDRAIPRSFRMMQGFGIHTFKLVNDSGQSHFVKFHWKPRLGVQSLVWDESAKLQGADNDYHRRDLYEAIEAGDFPEWDLGVQIFDQELADSLPYDVLDATKIIPEEVVPLRVVGRLVLDRNPDNFFAETEQVAFLPSNVVPGIDFTDDPLLQGRLFSYLDTQKSRLGTTNFHQIPVNAPKCPYANMMRDGMMQTQVPRGRANYEPNSLDQAGEETGPRANGQVFTTVPQEVEGQKLRIRAESFGDHYSQPRLFWRSQTANEQAHIASAFVFELSKVVLDHVRSRVVSHLRNVDEDLASRVAKGLAIDLPAAAEPFRAPVDLPPSDALSIQKNWQETLQGRKVGLLFGEGSDAAAIDELIARIEAEGGTVFTIAPKVGPLKLTAGERAADGQLAGSPSVLFDAVGMILAPDEAQRLASDAAALSFVMDAHAHLKAIGHCKGSQVILDRAGIQDGEGVGPYADLPEMAKRRYWSREPKLRDLA
- a CDS encoding UdgX family uracil-DNA binding protein (This protein belongs to the uracil DNA glycosylase superfamily, members of which act in excision repair of DNA. However, it belongs more specifically to UdgX branch, whose founding member was found to bind uracil in DNA (where it does not belong), without cleaving it, appears to promote DNA repair by a pathway involving RecA, rather than base excision.); its protein translation is GAGRGPPRRLASARIEPGAVTWAEAGTAPDLFGAEPLPPPGGHPVRATPDFLALCRQVGFHGDPQRWSLLYTALLRTQEQRDLLADPTDPLVIRLQALARSVRRDIHKMHAFLRFHELPATGPRRRFAAWFEPEHPILQAAAPFFARRFADMDWRIVTPEGVAHFDGALRFSEPVPRPDLPPDASHALWQTYFANIFNPARIKTRAMRSEMPLKYWKNLPETRLVPRMLADAPRRVAAMAAAGASEAPGFAAKVIARLRLPTDEAAPATLEQARAQAAACRRCDLCHAATRTVWGEGDPDAALMIVGEAPGDHEDLRGRPFVGPAGQLLRAVLAEVGLDPDRAWLTNAVKHFKFAPQGKRRLHRNPSAAEIDHCRWWLNQERRLVAPRLTVALGASAALALTGRKAPLTARRGSVEPALDGGPVLLTWHPSLILRLPAAEARTARSDFAADFARAAAMLGAQARSRSLGSRDQ